In the Plodia interpunctella isolate USDA-ARS_2022_Savannah chromosome 6, ilPloInte3.2, whole genome shotgun sequence genome, one interval contains:
- the LOC128670600 gene encoding dihydrolipoyl dehydrogenase: protein MGYKFLKLASTSFKTSSIRIGTRQYSTAHDADIVVIGSGPGGYVAAIKAAQMGMKTVSVEKDPTLGGTCLNVGCIPSKALLHNSHLYHQAKHDFKSRGITTGDVGFDLGTMMAYKANSVKALTSGIAMLFQKNKVKLLRGHGTILAPNKVEVKGEKGVETVNTKNILIATGSEVAPFPGVTFDEQQIITSTGALSLKSVPKKMLVIGAGVIGLELGSVWQRLGADVTAVEFLSSIGGVGIDGEVAKTLHKILAKQGMKFKLETKVMSVKKEGSTVKVEVEAAKGGNKEVLECDVVLISIGRRPYTTNLGLDKVGIALDDRGRVPVNNKFQTKVPGIYAIGDCIHGPMLAHKAEDEGIVCIEGIKGMPVHFNYDCIPSVIYTSPEVGWVGKSEEDLKKEGKAYKVGKFPFLANSRAKTNGEPDGFVKVLSDKSTDVILGTHIIGPGGGELINEAVLAQEYGAAAEDVARVCHAHPTCAEALREANMAAYIGKPINF, encoded by the exons ATGGGTTACAAATTTCTAAAACTCGCATCTACGTCTTTCaag ACTAGCAGTATTCGTATTGGCACAAGACAGTACTCAACAGCACATGATGCCGACATAGTAGTAATTGGCTCGGGCCCCGGCGGTTATGTAGCAGCTATTAAAGCTGCCCAGATGGGCATGAAG ACTGTTTCAGTTGAAAAAGACCCAACCCTGGGCGGGACCTGCCTAAACGTCGGCTGTATCCCCTCGAAGGCGCTGCTCCACAACTCCCACTTATATCACCAAGCCAAGCACGACTTCAAGAGCCGCGGCATAACTACGGGAGACGTCGGCTTCGATCTTGGTACTATGATGGCCTACAAAGCCAACTCTGTCAAAGCCCTAACCAGCGGTATTGCCATgcttttccaaaaaaataag GTGAAACTACTCCGTGGTCACGGAACTATACTGGCTCCGAACAAAGTGGAAGTAAAGGGCGAGAAAGGTGTGGAGACAGTCAACACAAAGAACATTCTCATTGCTACTGGCTCGGAAGTTGCGCCATTCCCAGGAGTCACG TTTGATGAGCAGCAAATCATCACGTCTACTGGTGCCCTATCACTGAAGTCTGTCCCAAAGAAAATGCTTGTCATCGGAGCTGGAGTAATTGGCTTAGAGCTGGGCTCCGTATGGCAGAGACTTGGGGCAGATGTCACTGCTGTCGAGTTCCTTAGTAGTATTGGAG GTGTGGGTATCGATGGCGAAGTAGCCAAGACCCTACACAAGATCCTCGCGAAGCAGGGCATGAAGTTCAAGCTGGAAACTAAAGTCATGTCCGTCAAGAAGGAGGGCTCCACGGTCAAGGTCGAGGTCGAGGCCGCCAAGGGAGGCAACAAGGAAGTG TTGGAATGCGACGTGGTGCTGATCTCGATCGGTCGGCGGCCATACACCACCAACCTTGGGCTGGATAAGGTGGGCATCGCGCTGGACGACCGCGGCCGGGTGCCCGTCAACAACAAGTTCCAGACCAAGGTGCCCGG AATCTACGCTATTGGCGATTGCATTCACGGCCCTATGTTGGCGCACAAAGCTGAAGATGAAGGCATCGTGTGCATCGAAGGAATCAAG GGAATGCCAGTTCACTTCAACTACGATTGTATTCCATCAGTAATATACACGTCCCCTGAAGTAGGCTGGGTTGGGAAATCTGAAGAAGATCTGAAGAAAGAG GGCAAGGCATATAAAGTAGGAAAATTCCCGTTCTTAGCGAATTCAAGAGCAAAGACCAACGGTGAGCCCGACGGCTTCGTTAAAGTTCTCTCCGACAAAAGCACGGACGTCATCCTCGGGACACACATCATTGGACCC GGCGGCGGCGAGCTCATCAACGAGGCCGTGCTGGCGCAGGAGTACGGCGCGGCCGCCGAGGACGTGGCCCGCGTGTGCCACGCGCATCCG ACATGTGCAGAGGCGTTACGTGAAGCGAACATGGCCGCATACATCGGAAAACCAATCAACTTCTAA